Proteins encoded within one genomic window of Prosthecobacter fusiformis:
- a CDS encoding HD domain-containing protein, translating into MDDAADLELLTLTQLRQIAGPSPQPYRAHVQVDNRIEKQTAGGAPFLEVKLADAGDSMVWRVFDNNPLFHDARQLQRGSFIQLAAHWVDTGKYGIEPRQPQMRFLEDDEKQQLLSGDAELAERQRADYADIVAFVESVRDPRLKTLCSLFLEKHGDRFRRTAAARENHHARRGGLVEHVAQMMRTAVVIAGIYRTLNEDLLITGVLFHDCGKLWENTYPETGFSQPYQLHGEMLGHISLGIELVNKLWRDVMDRPEAATWMMLEPASDLVRMHLLHLIASHHGQYEFGSPVLPKTPEAIILHHVDNIDAKMEMLRRGYENGKELAPGIIERFRPWPVNVLLPLPSVTGLPEPALVKEEMMDALEE; encoded by the coding sequence ATGGACGATGCCGCTGATCTCGAGCTCCTCACCCTCACCCAACTGCGGCAAATCGCAGGTCCCTCCCCCCAGCCCTACCGTGCCCATGTGCAGGTGGATAACCGCATCGAAAAACAGACCGCCGGCGGTGCCCCCTTCCTGGAGGTAAAACTCGCCGATGCGGGCGACTCCATGGTCTGGCGGGTCTTTGATAACAACCCGCTCTTCCACGATGCCCGCCAGTTACAGCGCGGCAGCTTCATCCAGCTTGCCGCCCACTGGGTGGATACCGGCAAGTACGGCATTGAGCCACGCCAGCCCCAAATGCGCTTCCTGGAGGACGACGAAAAGCAGCAACTCCTCAGCGGCGATGCCGAACTGGCCGAACGCCAACGCGCCGATTATGCCGATATCGTCGCCTTCGTAGAGTCCGTTCGTGACCCGCGTTTAAAGACCCTGTGCAGCCTGTTTCTGGAAAAGCACGGCGACCGATTCCGCCGCACCGCCGCAGCCCGTGAAAATCACCACGCACGCCGTGGCGGCCTGGTGGAACACGTCGCCCAGATGATGCGCACCGCCGTCGTCATCGCCGGGATCTACCGCACCTTGAACGAGGACCTCCTCATCACCGGCGTGCTGTTTCATGACTGCGGCAAGCTCTGGGAAAACACCTATCCGGAAACCGGCTTCAGCCAACCCTACCAGCTCCATGGAGAAATGTTGGGACACATTTCGTTAGGCATCGAACTCGTCAACAAGCTCTGGCGCGATGTCATGGACCGCCCCGAGGCCGCCACCTGGATGATGCTGGAGCCAGCCAGCGACCTTGTGCGCATGCACCTCCTGCACCTCATCGCCTCCCACCACGGCCAGTATGAATTCGGCTCCCCCGTCCTGCCCAAGACGCCGGAGGCCATCATCCTTCATCATGTGGACAACATAGATGCCAAGATGGAAATGCTCCGCCGAGGCTACGAAAACGGCAAGGAGCTCGCCCCCGGTATCATCGAGCGTTTCCGCCCCTGGCCCGTCAATGTCCTCCTTCCCCTCCCCTCCGTCACCGGATTGCCAGAGCCAGCGCTGGTGAAAGAAGAAATGATGGATGCCCTGGAGGAATGA
- a CDS encoding redoxin domain-containing protein, with translation MKRCLLFIAALSALAIPLAAEGQVKKTAASLPEGFHELQIGDAAPDFELVGIDEEMHTLQDYAQADFLLVAFMSNHCPTSQAIEDRLKTMLREYKGKGLRVVAINPNDPAALRPDELGYSKYNDSFPEMKRHAKDQDFSFPYLYDGETQKTALAYGCLATPHVFLFDQERKLRYQGRFDDSRFADPASVTSPDAQNALNALIAGQPVAVPVTLPHGCSTKWITHREQVVTDNEKWEKGEVHVELIDAKGLAELRKNDTQKVRLFNVWATWCGPCVKEFPELVATSRKFGLRHFEFISISMDDPETLPEVKAFLEKNNAIVPGRLKASLKAEGRKGNAYIFNEASSDALIQALDPEWPGPIPHTLVVAPGGEVIYRHNGIVDGDELRAKILEHMGRFYLPEPP, from the coding sequence ATGAAACGTTGCCTCCTCTTCATTGCGGCACTTTCCGCGCTGGCCATCCCCCTTGCTGCTGAGGGCCAGGTTAAAAAAACAGCTGCCAGTCTTCCCGAAGGTTTCCACGAGCTCCAGATCGGCGATGCCGCGCCCGACTTTGAACTCGTCGGCATTGACGAGGAAATGCATACCCTTCAGGACTATGCCCAGGCAGATTTCCTGCTGGTCGCCTTCATGAGCAACCATTGCCCCACCTCCCAGGCAATAGAGGACCGGCTAAAAACGATGCTCCGGGAGTATAAAGGCAAAGGACTGCGCGTCGTCGCCATCAACCCGAACGACCCCGCCGCACTGCGCCCGGATGAACTCGGCTATTCCAAATACAACGACAGCTTCCCCGAAATGAAGCGTCATGCCAAGGACCAGGACTTCAGCTTTCCCTACCTTTACGATGGCGAGACGCAAAAGACCGCCCTGGCCTATGGCTGCTTGGCCACACCTCACGTCTTCCTTTTTGATCAGGAGCGCAAACTCCGTTACCAGGGCCGCTTCGATGACTCACGCTTTGCCGATCCCGCCAGCGTCACCAGTCCCGATGCCCAAAACGCCCTCAATGCCCTCATCGCAGGCCAGCCCGTCGCCGTTCCTGTCACCCTCCCTCATGGCTGCTCCACCAAATGGATCACCCATCGTGAGCAAGTCGTCACCGACAATGAAAAATGGGAGAAAGGCGAGGTCCATGTCGAGCTCATCGATGCCAAAGGCCTCGCCGAGCTGCGCAAGAACGACACTCAAAAAGTCCGCCTTTTCAATGTCTGGGCCACCTGGTGCGGCCCCTGTGTGAAGGAGTTTCCTGAGTTGGTCGCCACCTCCCGGAAATTCGGCCTTCGGCATTTCGAGTTCATCAGCATCAGCATGGACGATCCCGAAACCCTGCCCGAGGTGAAAGCATTCTTGGAGAAAAACAACGCCATCGTCCCCGGCAGACTCAAAGCCAGCCTCAAGGCCGAAGGCCGCAAAGGCAATGCGTACATCTTCAATGAAGCCAGCAGCGATGCCCTCATCCAGGCTCTGGATCCCGAATGGCCCGGTCCCATCCCCCACACCCTCGTCGTCGCCCCGGGTGGCGAGGTCATCTATCGCCACAACGGCATCGTCGATGGAGATGAATTGCGCGCCAAAATTCTCGAGCACATGGGCCGCTTTTATTTGCCCGAGCCACCCTGA
- a CDS encoding methyltransferase domain-containing protein has product MNVPISEPTKPEAGENLLVQASTALPPAIAQDMAKLKGLLREGLHPNLKAASDLRILNLACGRCDEAETLVSVGKELATGGHVEMIGADIRIREIRQAREQHAHLPAKFLIEDATKMDQHKELGDDFNLVFLRHQNFWHGQELWKKIFDQGIAKLRPDGMLVITSYFDVEHKLALKALEALGMEVVSNKRNKASRELADAPGKSVDRWVAVLRRKQ; this is encoded by the coding sequence ATGAATGTGCCCATCAGCGAACCCACAAAGCCTGAGGCCGGAGAGAACCTCCTGGTCCAGGCGTCCACGGCGCTGCCTCCGGCCATCGCGCAGGACATGGCGAAGCTGAAAGGTCTGTTGCGAGAAGGGCTACACCCGAACCTGAAAGCAGCGAGTGATCTGCGCATCCTGAACCTGGCCTGCGGGCGCTGTGATGAGGCGGAGACGCTGGTGTCTGTGGGGAAGGAGCTGGCCACGGGCGGGCATGTGGAGATGATCGGCGCGGACATCCGCATCCGCGAGATCCGCCAGGCAAGGGAGCAGCATGCGCATCTGCCAGCGAAGTTTCTCATCGAGGACGCGACGAAGATGGACCAGCACAAGGAGCTGGGGGATGATTTTAACTTGGTCTTCCTGCGGCATCAGAACTTCTGGCACGGGCAGGAGCTGTGGAAGAAGATTTTTGACCAGGGCATCGCGAAGCTGCGGCCGGACGGCATGCTTGTGATCACGAGCTACTTTGACGTGGAGCACAAACTGGCCCTGAAGGCGCTGGAGGCCCTGGGCATGGAGGTGGTGAGCAACAAGCGCAACAAGGCCTCGCGCGAGCTGGCGGATGCACCGGGAAAATCTGTGGACCGGTGGGTGGCGGTGCTGCGGAGGAAGCAATAA
- a CDS encoding putative signal transducing protein, with amino-acid sequence MKPVFVDPDLTRVSFARNLLEAEGISCFIQNENTRTLGPSVAGFSYTQLLDPSLCILDDSQESAAVEIIRTHFQNVTAEGPEWLCKSCNESNPAAFDLCWSCGAEHLP; translated from the coding sequence ATGAAACCTGTCTTTGTGGACCCCGACCTGACACGCGTCAGCTTTGCCAGAAATCTCCTGGAGGCTGAAGGCATCAGCTGTTTTATCCAGAATGAAAATACCCGCACCCTGGGTCCCAGTGTGGCCGGGTTCAGTTACACTCAGCTACTGGACCCTTCCCTCTGCATCCTGGATGACAGCCAGGAAAGCGCCGCCGTGGAGATCATCCGCACCCACTTCCAAAACGTCACTGCCGAGGGACCGGAATGGCTCTGCAAGAGCTGCAATGAATCCAATCCAGCCGCGTTTGATCTATGCTGGAGCTGCGGTGCCGAACACCTGCCCTGA
- a CDS encoding tetratricopeptide repeat protein, translating into MKIFPLLAILLLSAATLPAQEKPTPNQLFSTGVSAFYEARPKESVAAFDSLIALVPESKPRLWQRGLSLYYTGDYKAGREQFEVHQTVNTADVENAAWHFICVARAENVEAARKALIAIEGDSRIPMQQVHELFAGKGSVEAVVKAAESGEGEDLRNHRCYAHLYLGLYFEALGDEAKAKEHMLKAANDYSMDHYMGTCAQVHVKVRGWQ; encoded by the coding sequence ATGAAAATCTTCCCCCTTCTTGCCATCCTGCTCCTTTCCGCCGCCACCCTACCGGCCCAGGAAAAACCCACACCTAACCAACTTTTCAGCACAGGAGTCTCCGCCTTTTATGAGGCCAGGCCCAAGGAATCTGTCGCCGCTTTTGATAGCCTCATCGCCCTCGTCCCCGAGTCCAAGCCACGACTTTGGCAGCGCGGTTTGTCCCTCTATTACACCGGAGATTACAAAGCCGGGCGCGAGCAGTTCGAAGTCCACCAGACCGTGAACACCGCCGATGTGGAAAACGCCGCCTGGCATTTCATCTGCGTCGCCCGTGCAGAAAACGTCGAGGCCGCACGCAAGGCCCTCATCGCCATCGAAGGCGATTCCCGCATTCCCATGCAGCAGGTGCATGAACTCTTCGCCGGCAAAGGTAGTGTCGAGGCCGTAGTCAAAGCCGCCGAGTCTGGAGAAGGCGAGGACTTGCGTAACCATCGTTGTTACGCCCATCTTTATCTCGGCCTTTATTTCGAGGCATTGGGGGATGAAGCCAAGGCCAAAGAGCACATGCTCAAAGCAGCCAATGATTACTCCATGGACCATTACATGGGCACTTGCGCCCAGGTCCATGTAAAGGTTCGCGGCTGGCAATAA
- the lysA gene encoding diaminopimelate decarboxylase → MHSFRYTQGELFAENVSLQSLAEKHGTPLYVYSKATVTDHFTRLDAALSPLDHLICYAVKANSNLSILSTIAKLGGGFDIVSAGELYRVIKAGGDPRKCTFAGVGKTRDEIVYALEQGVYCINAESEAELRYINQVAGEIGKKAPVAVRVNPNVDAKTHAKITTGKSENKFGIEFENILEVYGRVAAEMPNLEIRGLQMHIGSQLTSVDPFVEAVKKVTPLVREVKEKHGIQFFSIGGGIGINYKQSLDSGDEAWWEENSEVHPLTVQAYAEAVVPHLAPLGLRILCEPGRFMVGNAGVLLTKVLYEKRGAAKTFKIVDAGMNDLIRPTLYEGWHLITPVKQPNTDEVEKVDVVGPICETGDFLAQNREIPLVKEGDYLAVLSAGAYGFTMASNYNTRPMPAEILVDGDKATVVRERQTLDDVLKGEHIA, encoded by the coding sequence ATGCACAGTTTCCGTTATACTCAGGGCGAATTGTTCGCCGAAAATGTCTCTCTTCAATCCCTGGCTGAAAAGCACGGCACGCCGCTATACGTGTATTCGAAGGCCACGGTCACGGACCACTTTACCCGCCTGGATGCGGCGCTGAGCCCGCTGGATCATCTGATCTGCTATGCGGTGAAAGCGAACTCTAATCTGTCCATCCTGAGCACGATCGCGAAGCTGGGCGGCGGTTTTGACATTGTTTCCGCCGGGGAGCTCTACCGGGTGATCAAGGCGGGGGGAGATCCCCGCAAGTGCACCTTTGCCGGTGTGGGCAAGACGCGGGATGAAATCGTCTATGCGTTGGAGCAGGGTGTTTATTGCATCAATGCGGAGTCCGAAGCGGAGCTGCGCTACATCAACCAGGTGGCGGGTGAGATCGGCAAAAAGGCTCCGGTGGCCGTGCGGGTGAATCCGAATGTGGATGCGAAGACGCATGCAAAGATCACGACGGGCAAGAGTGAGAACAAGTTTGGCATCGAGTTTGAAAACATCCTGGAAGTCTATGGCCGGGTGGCGGCGGAAATGCCGAACCTCGAGATCCGGGGCCTGCAGATGCACATTGGCTCCCAGCTCACTAGTGTGGATCCGTTTGTGGAAGCGGTGAAGAAGGTGACCCCGCTGGTCCGCGAAGTGAAGGAGAAGCATGGAATCCAGTTCTTCAGCATTGGCGGCGGCATCGGCATCAATTACAAGCAGAGCCTGGATTCCGGTGATGAGGCCTGGTGGGAGGAGAACAGCGAAGTGCATCCGCTGACGGTGCAGGCGTATGCCGAGGCAGTGGTGCCGCATCTGGCCCCGCTGGGACTGCGCATCCTGTGTGAGCCTGGCCGCTTCATGGTGGGTAATGCGGGTGTGCTGCTGACCAAGGTGCTTTATGAGAAGCGCGGTGCAGCGAAGACATTCAAGATCGTGGATGCAGGTATGAACGACCTGATCCGCCCGACGTTGTATGAAGGCTGGCACCTGATCACTCCGGTGAAGCAGCCGAATACGGATGAGGTGGAGAAGGTGGATGTGGTCGGGCCAATTTGCGAGACGGGGGACTTCCTGGCCCAGAACCGTGAGATCCCCCTCGTGAAGGAAGGTGATTACCTGGCGGTGCTGAGCGCCGGAGCTTATGGCTTTACCATGGCCTCCAATTACAACACGCGGCCGATGCCGGCGGAGATCCTGGTGGATGGCGACAAGGCGACCGTGGTGCGTGAGCGCCAGACGCTGGATGATGTGCTGAAGGGTGAGCACATCGCCTGA
- a CDS encoding alpha/beta hydrolase, protein MPVPSETTADFIRKRAGKTTVTNVSSPTITVYRPEKPNGTSVIVAPGGGYAFLSAVHEGTQVCEWLNTLGVTGILLTYRTPTRDESAPHQKPVQDAQKALEIIRLHATEWKLKGDRIGFLGFSAGGNLLAHLACDRSPENYPQDYDQDAQKQRPDFGVMIYGGGFLDPADPMKLKPGFTVPPDAPPLFVACAGDDGTNPVAATLLYLEYKRQNLPAEIHLYSEGGHGFGMRENHQPINHWPARCAGWMDSRGWLPTMAKLDTSIRRKENELKSITQQLAAFGCADDLPLFMREIAKVEARLTSLKASQKTSNPQVIQQLETHLTKMRAAVDRMKLDMSKNTFDPAEFEAAKSALVKLQAERDWLQQIQSSPAAR, encoded by the coding sequence ATGCCTGTCCCCTCCGAAACCACTGCCGATTTCATCCGCAAGCGGGCTGGCAAGACGACCGTCACGAACGTCTCATCTCCGACCATCACCGTTTACCGGCCAGAAAAGCCTAACGGAACAAGCGTGATCGTGGCTCCGGGTGGGGGCTATGCTTTTCTTTCTGCCGTGCATGAGGGAACACAAGTCTGCGAATGGCTGAATACCCTGGGCGTCACCGGCATTCTATTGACCTATCGCACGCCCACCCGTGATGAATCCGCACCTCATCAAAAGCCGGTTCAGGATGCTCAGAAGGCATTGGAGATCATCCGGCTGCATGCCACAGAATGGAAACTGAAAGGTGACCGCATTGGATTCCTGGGTTTTAGTGCGGGCGGTAATTTGCTGGCGCATCTTGCCTGTGATCGCAGTCCCGAAAACTATCCTCAAGATTACGATCAAGATGCCCAGAAGCAACGCCCGGACTTTGGCGTCATGATCTATGGTGGCGGATTTTTGGACCCGGCGGATCCGATGAAACTCAAACCTGGCTTCACCGTTCCTCCAGACGCTCCTCCGCTGTTCGTCGCCTGCGCGGGAGATGACGGCACCAATCCCGTTGCCGCCACCCTTCTCTATCTGGAATACAAACGGCAGAACCTTCCTGCGGAAATTCATCTCTATTCAGAAGGAGGCCACGGCTTCGGCATGAGGGAAAACCACCAGCCTATTAACCATTGGCCTGCCCGCTGCGCCGGGTGGATGGACAGCCGCGGCTGGTTGCCCACAATGGCCAAGCTGGATACCTCCATCAGACGTAAAGAAAACGAACTCAAGTCCATCACCCAGCAACTGGCTGCCTTTGGCTGTGCGGATGACCTTCCCCTCTTTATGCGGGAAATCGCCAAGGTTGAAGCCCGTCTGACATCATTAAAAGCCTCCCAAAAGACATCGAATCCCCAGGTGATCCAGCAGCTTGAAACACACCTGACAAAAATGCGAGCTGCCGTAGATCGTATGAAACTGGACATGTCCAAAAACACCTTCGATCCTGCCGAATTCGAGGCTGCGAAAAGCGCTCTGGTCAAGCTGCAAGCTGAACGCGACTGGCTCCAGCAGATACAGAGCAGCCCCGCTGCCCGTTAG
- a CDS encoding FAD-dependent oxidoreductase, with amino-acid sequence MRTLLFSLFALAPFLCAQETDLVIYGGTPAGISAGITAAREGASVVIIEPTQWIGGMVTGGLSRTDVGKEKTIGGFPREFFTRAAAAKPETNMWYAEPKVNLVTYEAMLKEAGVKFITAQSLKSITKEGTRITSLTTSDGTTYTGKMFVDASYEGDLMAAAKVSYIVGRESRAQYGEPLAGYYPMPIRPRTVEVMESDCPSIGGTGPSYIHGTPVSIPALDAAGKPIFGVYADPKLEPGSADGLTQAYNFRITVTQRPDIFVPFPKPASYDPAKYELLLRLIQAFPGIRFGRIFHIGSTSHGKYDLNAQGLFSTDYPGGNTEYPDGDAATRAAIWQDHVDFIQGMLWFLGHDERVPQSLRDQANSWGLCKDEYTDNNHWPYALYIREGRRMIGEYVMIQNDLQGDIFKDDSIAMGSFLIDCHIVQRIVAEDGTVRDEGSFPDDPAMPYQIAYRSLTPKRAECENLLVPVCFSASHIAYCSMRMEPVYMAMGQAAGLASVMAVKGETSVQGIDVPALRKKLLEQNAVIELGEMASMIRSSKLPGIAQDDKAAETTGKWTSSSYGTPVDGFSLNDGNANKGQMSVVYTLKVPTDGRYEVRVSYVTATNRASNVPVTIQHSEGSETVLVNQKQQPAIDSLFTSLGTFNFSADKPAIITITNKDTDGIVGADAVQLLKQ; translated from the coding sequence ATGCGCACCCTTCTTTTTTCCCTTTTCGCCCTGGCTCCATTCCTCTGTGCGCAGGAAACGGATCTCGTCATCTACGGCGGTACTCCTGCCGGTATCAGCGCCGGTATCACCGCAGCACGTGAAGGAGCATCCGTTGTCATCATCGAGCCCACCCAGTGGATAGGGGGCATGGTCACTGGCGGCCTCTCCCGCACCGATGTCGGCAAAGAGAAAACCATCGGCGGTTTTCCTCGTGAATTTTTCACCCGCGCAGCAGCAGCCAAGCCGGAGACGAACATGTGGTATGCCGAACCCAAAGTGAATCTGGTCACTTATGAAGCCATGCTCAAAGAAGCTGGGGTCAAATTCATTACCGCACAGTCCTTGAAGTCCATCACCAAAGAAGGAACTCGCATCACCAGTCTAACCACAAGTGACGGAACCACCTATACAGGAAAAATGTTCGTGGATGCCAGCTATGAAGGCGACCTCATGGCCGCAGCCAAGGTCAGTTACATCGTCGGTCGCGAAAGCCGCGCACAGTATGGTGAGCCCCTGGCAGGATACTATCCCATGCCGATCCGCCCGCGCACGGTAGAAGTCATGGAAAGCGATTGCCCCAGCATTGGCGGTACCGGCCCCTCTTACATCCACGGCACACCCGTCAGCATCCCGGCCCTGGATGCCGCAGGCAAACCTATCTTCGGCGTTTACGCAGACCCCAAGCTAGAGCCTGGAAGCGCCGATGGACTCACCCAGGCTTATAACTTCCGCATCACCGTCACCCAGCGGCCGGACATCTTCGTCCCCTTTCCCAAACCAGCCTCCTATGATCCGGCCAAGTACGAACTGCTGCTGCGTCTCATCCAGGCCTTCCCTGGCATCCGCTTTGGCCGCATCTTTCACATCGGCAGCACCTCCCATGGCAAATATGACCTCAATGCCCAGGGACTGTTTTCCACCGACTATCCAGGTGGCAACACCGAGTATCCCGATGGCGACGCCGCCACCCGCGCTGCCATCTGGCAAGACCACGTGGATTTTATCCAGGGCATGCTCTGGTTCCTCGGCCACGACGAACGCGTCCCACAAAGCCTCCGCGACCAGGCCAATTCCTGGGGCCTCTGCAAAGACGAATATACCGATAATAACCACTGGCCCTATGCCCTCTACATCCGTGAAGGCCGCCGCATGATCGGCGAATACGTCATGATTCAAAACGACCTCCAGGGGGATATCTTCAAGGATGACTCCATCGCCATGGGTTCCTTCCTTATCGACTGCCACATCGTCCAGCGCATCGTCGCAGAAGACGGCACCGTCCGGGATGAAGGCAGCTTCCCGGATGATCCCGCCATGCCCTACCAGATCGCCTATCGCAGCCTCACCCCGAAGCGTGCCGAGTGTGAAAACCTGCTCGTCCCCGTCTGTTTTTCAGCCAGCCACATCGCCTACTGCTCCATGCGCATGGAGCCCGTTTATATGGCCATGGGGCAGGCAGCAGGCCTCGCCTCCGTCATGGCCGTTAAAGGAGAAACCTCCGTCCAGGGCATTGATGTACCAGCTCTGCGCAAGAAACTGCTGGAACAGAACGCCGTGATCGAACTCGGCGAAATGGCCTCCATGATCCGCTCCTCAAAACTCCCCGGCATCGCTCAAGATGACAAAGCCGCAGAAACCACCGGTAAATGGACCAGCAGCAGCTACGGCACCCCCGTGGACGGCTTCAGCCTCAATGATGGCAATGCCAACAAAGGCCAAATGAGCGTCGTTTATACCCTCAAAGTTCCTACCGATGGCCGTTATGAAGTGCGCGTCTCCTATGTCACAGCCACCAACCGCGCCAGCAATGTGCCCGTGACCATCCAGCATTCAGAAGGCAGCGAAACCGTCCTTGTGAACCAAAAGCAACAGCCCGCCATCGACAGCCTCTTCACCAGTCTCGGTACCTTCAACTTCAGCGCAGACAAACCTGCCATCATCACCATCACCAACAAGGACACCGATGGCATCGTCGGCGCGGATGCGGTTCAGTTGCTGAAGCAGTAA
- a CDS encoding NAD(P)/FAD-dependent oxidoreductase: MNDPQMPSVSQADYDVIIMGGAFSGASAALLLKRDHPELRVLVVERQVEFDRKVGESTSEVGGCFLTRVLHLGSYLSAHHYQKHGLRMWFCNSPKDSVEDCTELGPKFQSRLPTFQLDRALLDEHVLKLAREAGADLLRPATLREVTLAEGDENHRVTVAVSKEETKTFTARWVIDASGKAALLSKKLGLHRQLGEEHATSSLWCRYRNVNSLDSHKSRTMNPKLMMRTKASRAAATNHLMGRGWWVWLIPLANGDYSAGIVWDRNVFTLPEGRSLTERLHAHILQHPIGRLMFENAEPVEDDTFYYKGLPYYTEQMAGNRWAMVGDAAGFIDPLYSQGLDYCGHTVFAVTRMIGKQAMGEDITETLNYLKGAYKRSYRLWFESLYKGKYEYMGDAELTRIAFIMDLGTYFVGPVRLVYDNPDYEFGRLPYDGPAGTVFAKFMALYNRRLNAMAKKRQAKGTYGAWNTGMDLTLGQSYTPDFSALRFLRWGTRLWLMAELRTLFGRAPKKMPAMVEMPMEKGAMPTTA, translated from the coding sequence ATGAACGATCCCCAAATGCCTTCCGTGAGCCAGGCCGACTATGATGTGATCATTATGGGTGGAGCCTTCAGCGGAGCTTCTGCCGCGCTGCTGTTGAAAAGAGATCACCCGGAACTGCGGGTGCTGGTGGTGGAAAGGCAGGTGGAATTTGACCGGAAAGTGGGGGAGAGCACGTCCGAGGTGGGCGGTTGTTTCCTGACACGTGTTCTGCACTTGGGAAGTTACCTGAGCGCACATCATTATCAGAAGCACGGTCTGCGGATGTGGTTCTGCAACAGTCCAAAAGACAGTGTGGAAGACTGCACCGAGCTGGGACCTAAATTCCAGAGCCGACTGCCGACTTTTCAATTGGACCGCGCACTGCTGGATGAGCATGTGCTGAAGCTGGCCCGTGAGGCTGGAGCGGACCTGCTGCGCCCGGCGACCCTGCGGGAGGTCACGCTGGCCGAGGGAGATGAGAATCACCGGGTGACGGTGGCGGTGAGCAAGGAAGAGACAAAAACCTTCACGGCCCGCTGGGTCATCGATGCCTCTGGTAAGGCGGCTTTGCTGTCCAAAAAACTGGGGCTGCACCGCCAGTTGGGAGAAGAGCACGCGACATCTTCCCTGTGGTGCCGCTACCGGAATGTGAACTCCTTGGACAGTCACAAAAGCCGGACGATGAATCCAAAGCTGATGATGCGGACGAAGGCCTCCCGCGCGGCAGCCACGAATCATCTGATGGGCCGTGGCTGGTGGGTGTGGCTGATCCCGCTGGCGAATGGTGACTATAGCGCGGGTATTGTCTGGGACCGAAATGTCTTCACGCTGCCGGAGGGCAGGTCACTGACGGAAAGGCTGCATGCGCACATCCTTCAGCACCCGATCGGGCGGCTGATGTTTGAAAACGCAGAGCCGGTTGAGGATGACACCTTTTATTACAAGGGACTGCCCTATTATACGGAGCAGATGGCGGGCAACCGCTGGGCGATGGTGGGGGATGCGGCGGGTTTTATTGACCCTCTGTATAGCCAGGGGCTGGACTATTGCGGGCATACCGTCTTTGCGGTCACCCGGATGATCGGCAAGCAGGCGATGGGGGAGGATATCACCGAGACGCTGAATTACCTGAAAGGGGCGTATAAACGCAGTTACCGGCTGTGGTTTGAATCGCTGTATAAAGGTAAATACGAATACATGGGCGACGCGGAGCTGACCCGAATCGCCTTCATCATGGACCTGGGCACCTATTTTGTGGGACCTGTGCGGCTGGTCTATGACAACCCGGACTATGAGTTTGGCAGGCTGCCGTATGATGGTCCTGCGGGAACGGTCTTCGCCAAGTTTATGGCGCTGTATAACCGCCGTCTGAATGCGATGGCGAAAAAGCGCCAGGCGAAGGGGACATATGGTGCCTGGAATACGGGCATGGACCTGACGCTGGGCCAGAGCTATACACCGGATTTTTCCGCCCTGCGCTTCCTGCGCTGGGGTACCCGGCTGTGGCTGATGGCAGAGCTGCGTACCCTTTTTGGGCGAGCGCCCAAGAAGATGCCTGCAATGGTTGAGATGCCGATGGAAAAAGGAGCGATGCCGACGACGGCCTAA